From Pedobacter indicus, a single genomic window includes:
- the dapF gene encoding diaminopimelate epimerase: MQSIHFFKYQGAGNDFIIVDNREKNIQLSQEKINHLCDRRFGIGADGFMLLQNSAEGDFEMIYHNADGQLGSMCGNGGRCIVAFAKKIEIVSDHADFIAIDGRHTASINDEGNWVSLKMQDVDQIQIIDKSYVLDTGSPHYVKLVNELEAMDVKHEGASIRNSTPYKKDGINVNFVSPEEDGYFVRTFERGVEDETLACGTGVTAVALAMAYKKGENGQLKTPIRALGGNLLIRFHADNNHFRDIYLEGPAEYVFEGTVTI; the protein is encoded by the coding sequence ATGCAATCAATTCATTTTTTTAAGTATCAAGGTGCTGGCAACGATTTCATCATCGTCGACAATCGAGAAAAAAACATTCAACTCAGTCAGGAAAAAATCAATCACCTTTGCGACCGGCGTTTTGGTATTGGTGCGGATGGATTCATGTTGCTACAAAACAGTGCTGAAGGCGACTTTGAAATGATCTATCACAACGCCGATGGCCAACTCGGAAGCATGTGTGGCAATGGAGGCAGATGTATTGTTGCTTTCGCAAAGAAAATAGAAATAGTAAGTGATCATGCCGACTTTATAGCCATAGACGGACGTCATACTGCATCAATCAACGACGAAGGAAATTGGGTGTCACTAAAAATGCAAGATGTTGATCAGATTCAAATAATCGACAAGTCTTACGTTTTAGACACCGGTTCACCACACTATGTAAAATTAGTTAACGAGCTGGAAGCAATGGACGTAAAGCACGAAGGAGCCAGTATCCGCAATTCAACCCCTTACAAGAAAGACGGAATTAATGTAAATTTCGTAAGCCCTGAAGAAGATGGTTACTTCGTACGTACATTCGAGCGTGGTGTTGAAGATGAGACTCTTGCTTGTGGCACCGGTGTAACCGCTGTTGCTTTAGCGATGGCATATAAAAAGGGTGAAAATGGCCAACTAAAAACCCCTATCCGTGCCCTTGGCGGGAATCTGCTCATACGCTTTCATGCGGACAATAACCATTTTCGGGATATCTATCTTGAAGGTCCTGCTGAATATGTTTTTGAAGGCACAGTTACTATTTAA
- a CDS encoding Do family serine endopeptidase, with protein MKKIGMTVLIAMVGGLLAIGGYKLFENKQVENMSFEEKQEVYFANNPLKINSSTGNPDFTQASAAVSPAVVHIVTTYEAKSRQRMQSSPFGDMFEEFFGVPRGRGQSQPSRASGSGVIISTDGYIVTNNHVVEGADKIEVKLTDKRVLEAKLIGRDPNTDLALLKVSSSKSLPIVKLGDSDDVNIGEWVLAVGYPLGLESTVTAGIVSAKGRSLNLLGQDDLRRQYQENPNEMPVNAAIESFIQTDAVINRGNSGGALVNANGELIGINSAIASPSGYYAGYGFAIPVNLVKKIANDFKEFGEVKRGYVGITFVELNTEVAKELEVSEFNGLYVRDVVEGGGADKAGIKADDIVTHIDGKLITSSSVLQERVGRLRPGDKIELEYLREGKKRKATITLQEITNAETADTAESSKSATQLYNSLGAGFKELTAAQKKELGVDAGVVVTSIRQGGLFAKYGVPKGLVITSINGTAVSNIDQIGQALSKNANVITIKGITPDGGMATLTFPTE; from the coding sequence ATGAAAAAAATCGGAATGACAGTTTTGATCGCTATGGTAGGAGGCCTTCTTGCTATAGGTGGTTATAAATTGTTTGAAAACAAACAAGTGGAGAATATGAGCTTTGAAGAGAAGCAAGAGGTTTATTTTGCTAATAATCCTTTAAAGATTAATTCTTCAACGGGGAATCCTGACTTTACACAAGCAAGTGCGGCAGTATCGCCTGCAGTTGTTCATATTGTAACAACCTACGAGGCGAAAAGTCGTCAGCGTATGCAATCTTCGCCATTCGGAGATATGTTTGAAGAATTTTTTGGGGTTCCAAGAGGTAGAGGACAAAGTCAGCCTTCCCGTGCGTCAGGTTCTGGCGTTATAATTTCTACAGATGGTTATATCGTGACAAACAATCACGTAGTAGAGGGAGCGGACAAGATAGAAGTTAAGCTTACTGATAAGCGTGTTTTGGAAGCTAAATTGATAGGTAGAGATCCTAATACTGATTTGGCATTGTTAAAAGTATCATCGTCCAAGTCTTTGCCAATCGTTAAGCTTGGAGACTCAGACGATGTGAATATCGGTGAATGGGTTTTAGCGGTTGGTTATCCTTTGGGTTTGGAGTCTACCGTTACTGCTGGTATTGTTAGTGCCAAGGGGAGGTCTCTTAATCTTTTAGGGCAAGATGATTTGCGCCGTCAATATCAAGAAAATCCTAATGAAATGCCGGTAAATGCGGCGATTGAATCTTTTATTCAGACGGATGCTGTAATTAACAGAGGTAATAGCGGTGGTGCATTAGTAAACGCTAATGGCGAATTGATTGGAATTAACTCAGCAATCGCTTCACCTAGCGGATATTATGCTGGATACGGCTTCGCGATACCGGTGAACTTAGTTAAGAAGATAGCGAATGACTTCAAAGAGTTTGGCGAAGTTAAACGTGGTTATGTAGGAATTACGTTTGTTGAGCTGAATACTGAGGTGGCAAAGGAATTAGAGGTAAGTGAATTCAATGGGTTGTATGTTCGTGATGTTGTAGAGGGTGGTGGCGCTGATAAAGCCGGAATAAAAGCAGACGATATTGTTACCCATATTGACGGTAAATTAATTACAAGTTCTTCTGTTTTACAAGAGCGAGTTGGTCGTTTACGTCCGGGAGATAAAATTGAATTAGAGTACTTAAGAGAAGGGAAGAAGCGGAAAGCAACGATTACTTTGCAGGAAATAACAAACGCAGAGACAGCAGATACTGCTGAATCAAGTAAATCAGCTACACAATTATACAATAGCTTGGGGGCTGGATTCAAAGAATTGACGGCCGCACAAAAGAAGGAGCTTGGTGTAGATGCCGGAGTTGTTGTTACTAGTATCCGCCAAGGTGGGCTTTTTGCCAAATACGGTGTGCCTAAAGGGTTGGTAATAACAAGTATAAATGGTACAGCTGTAAGCAATATTGATCAAATCGGTCAGGCTTTAAGTAAGAATGCAAATGTAATTACCATTAAAGGGATTACACCAGACGGAGGAATGGCTACATTAACGTTCCCGACGGAATAG
- a CDS encoding succinate dehydrogenase cytochrome b subunit: protein MSRFNHLLSSTIGKKLIMSLTGIFLSLFLVVHLIGNLQLFKDDGGLAFNQYAYFMTSFGPIKIISYGLYATIVLHAVYALIVTIRNRKARPVAYASYNGAANSPWNSRNMGILGTIILIFIVTHMSNFWYKYHWGGTPYVEYVTNLQSGDTQVNEISEAEFAGYVNYIDSDNQIMRAKDLYKQVNFAFQNVILVIFYVLAMVALGFHLAHGFRSAFQTLGFDHNRYAPIIRWIGFWIFGILIPLGFAAMPLYSFFVVNG from the coding sequence ATGAGTCGTTTCAATCATTTACTTTCCTCTACGATAGGGAAGAAACTTATCATGAGTTTAACAGGGATATTTCTAAGCCTATTCCTGGTTGTTCATTTGATTGGGAATTTGCAATTATTCAAGGATGATGGCGGATTGGCATTTAACCAATACGCATACTTCATGACAAGCTTTGGTCCCATAAAAATTATCTCTTACGGCCTCTATGCGACGATTGTGCTCCATGCAGTGTATGCTTTAATCGTTACGATACGAAATAGAAAGGCTAGACCAGTTGCATACGCATCTTATAATGGAGCGGCGAATAGCCCTTGGAATTCACGAAACATGGGCATCTTGGGGACTATCATTTTGATATTTATCGTTACTCATATGAGTAATTTCTGGTATAAATACCATTGGGGTGGTACGCCTTATGTTGAGTATGTAACTAACTTACAAAGTGGGGATACCCAGGTTAATGAGATATCAGAAGCTGAATTTGCAGGTTATGTCAATTATATTGACTCTGACAATCAGATTATGAGAGCGAAAGATTTATATAAGCAAGTTAATTTTGCTTTCCAAAATGTAATTCTTGTAATTTTCTATGTGTTGGCGATGGTAGCATTAGGTTTTCACCTGGCTCATGGATTTAGATCAGCTTTTCAGACCCTCGGCTTCGACCATAATCGATATGCCCCAATAATTAGGTGGATTGGATTTTGGATATTTGGTATTTTAATACCTTTAGGGTTCGCTGCAATGCCTTTGTATTCTTTTTTCGTTGTTAATGGTTAG
- a CDS encoding fumarate reductase/succinate dehydrogenase flavoprotein subunit — translation MILDSKIPEGPLAEKWTKHKFNLKLVNPANKRKYHIIVVGTGLAGASAAASLGELGYNVTTFCYQDSPRRAHSIAAQGGINSSKNYTNDGDSVYRLFYDTIKGGDYRSREANTYRLAEVSANIIDQCVAQGVPFAREYGGMLDNRSFGGAQVSRTFYARGQTGQQLLLGAYSALNRQIKKGTVKSYTRHEMLDVVTIDGHARGIITRDLITGKIESHAAHAVLLCTGGYGNVFFLSTNAMGCNVTAAWRAHKRGAFFANPCYTQIHPTCIPVTGDHQSKLTLMSESLRNDGRVWVPKTVELAERLRKGELKASDIKEEDRDYYLERKYPSFGNLVPRDVASRNAKEMVDEGRGVGKTGVAVYLDFADAIKRLGEDAVRAKYGNLFDMYLQITDENPYKQPMRIYPAVHYTMGGLWVDYNLMTTVPGLYALGECNFSDHGANRLGASALMQGLADGYFVLPYTVGDYLASQGFDPVDDKNPAFENTRKEVEERVNKLLSMKGKQTVDDIHKKLGHIMWEYCGMARTEEGLTKAKGLIQDLRKEFWEDVSVLGANEELNMSLEKAGRVADFLELAELMVDDALNRSESCGGHFRVESQTEEGEAKRKDDEFAYVAAWQYQPNGTEQLHKEELQFENVKLTQRSYK, via the coding sequence ATGATTTTAGATTCTAAGATTCCAGAAGGTCCATTAGCGGAAAAATGGACTAAGCATAAATTTAATTTAAAGTTGGTCAACCCTGCCAACAAACGTAAGTATCATATTATAGTCGTAGGTACGGGCTTAGCGGGCGCTTCGGCAGCAGCATCCCTCGGGGAACTGGGGTATAATGTAACAACGTTCTGCTATCAGGATAGCCCACGACGTGCGCACTCGATCGCAGCGCAAGGTGGGATTAACTCATCTAAAAACTATACAAATGATGGTGATAGTGTTTATCGTTTGTTTTATGATACTATCAAAGGGGGCGATTACCGCTCGCGTGAAGCGAATACGTATCGTTTAGCTGAAGTTTCAGCAAATATAATCGATCAATGTGTGGCACAGGGGGTGCCCTTTGCTCGCGAATACGGTGGGATGTTGGATAATCGGTCGTTTGGTGGAGCACAAGTGTCCAGAACATTTTATGCGCGCGGACAAACAGGACAACAATTGTTGCTAGGGGCATATTCAGCATTAAATCGTCAGATTAAAAAGGGTACAGTTAAGAGTTACACACGACATGAGATGCTTGACGTGGTCACAATCGATGGTCATGCTCGTGGTATAATAACTAGAGACTTGATAACAGGTAAGATTGAGTCTCATGCGGCACATGCAGTTTTATTATGCACTGGCGGCTACGGGAACGTATTCTTCTTATCAACGAACGCTATGGGATGTAATGTTACCGCAGCATGGAGAGCTCATAAAAGGGGAGCTTTCTTTGCAAACCCTTGTTATACCCAGATTCACCCTACTTGTATTCCAGTTACAGGTGATCATCAATCTAAATTGACATTGATGTCTGAATCACTACGGAACGATGGGCGTGTGTGGGTGCCTAAAACAGTAGAACTAGCCGAACGATTACGAAAAGGTGAGCTCAAAGCAAGTGATATTAAAGAAGAGGATCGCGATTATTATTTAGAGCGAAAATATCCGAGCTTCGGAAACTTAGTTCCACGCGATGTTGCTTCCAGAAATGCGAAAGAAATGGTCGATGAGGGAAGAGGTGTAGGTAAGACTGGCGTAGCTGTCTATTTGGATTTCGCGGACGCCATCAAGCGTTTAGGAGAGGATGCTGTTCGTGCGAAATATGGGAATCTATTTGATATGTATTTGCAAATCACAGATGAAAATCCATATAAGCAGCCGATGCGGATTTATCCAGCTGTTCATTACACTATGGGCGGACTTTGGGTTGATTATAATTTGATGACAACTGTACCAGGGTTATATGCACTTGGCGAATGTAATTTCTCTGACCATGGTGCTAATCGTTTGGGTGCGTCAGCCTTAATGCAAGGGCTTGCAGATGGTTATTTTGTGTTGCCGTATACTGTTGGTGATTATTTAGCTAGTCAGGGATTTGATCCGGTAGATGATAAAAATCCTGCTTTTGAAAATACAAGAAAGGAAGTCGAAGAGCGTGTTAACAAGTTGCTTAGCATGAAGGGTAAGCAGACAGTTGATGACATTCATAAGAAACTCGGTCATATCATGTGGGAGTATTGTGGGATGGCGAGAACTGAAGAAGGGTTGACGAAAGCAAAAGGTTTAATTCAAGACCTTAGAAAAGAGTTCTGGGAAGATGTTAGTGTGTTAGGGGCAAATGAAGAACTGAATATGTCGCTAGAGAAAGCTGGACGAGTAGCTGATTTCTTGGAGTTGGCCGAACTTATGGTCGATGATGCGTTGAATCGTTCTGAGTCATGTGGCGGTCACTTCCGTGTGGAGAGTCAGACTGAAGAAGGGGAAGCCAAACGTAAAGATGATGAATTTGCTTATGTTGCAGCTTGGCAATATCAGCCGAATGGAACCGAACAATTGCATAAAGAGGAACTGCAATTCGAGAATGTTAAATTAACTCAACGTAGTTATAAATAG
- a CDS encoding succinate dehydrogenase/fumarate reductase iron-sulfur subunit, whose amino-acid sequence MSATMNLTLKVWRQKDENTRGKFHTYEAKNISDDMSFLEMLDVVNEEITRKGEDPIYFDHDCREGICGMCSLYINGRPHGPKEGITTCQLHMRSFHDGQTIVIEPWRAAAFPVLKDLAVDRTAFDRIQQAGGFVSVNTGAIVDGNVHPIPKVKADEAFNSATCIGCGACVAACKNSSAMLFVSAKVSQFALLPQGQAERVERAQAMVDQMDAEGFGSCTNTGACEIECPVGIKLTNIARLNREYLRAKITKEEEIH is encoded by the coding sequence ATGAGTGCAACAATGAATCTGACGCTAAAGGTATGGCGTCAAAAAGACGAGAATACTCGAGGTAAGTTTCATACATATGAAGCGAAAAATATATCAGACGACATGTCATTCTTGGAAATGCTCGATGTTGTCAACGAAGAAATAACAAGAAAGGGTGAAGACCCGATTTATTTTGATCACGATTGCCGCGAGGGTATCTGTGGTATGTGTTCCTTGTATATTAATGGTCGACCTCATGGACCAAAAGAGGGTATTACGACTTGTCAATTACATATGCGAAGCTTTCATGACGGGCAAACGATTGTAATTGAACCTTGGAGAGCAGCAGCTTTTCCAGTTCTCAAAGACTTGGCTGTCGATCGTACAGCATTCGATCGTATTCAACAAGCAGGGGGCTTTGTTTCAGTAAACACAGGAGCCATCGTCGATGGAAATGTTCACCCGATACCAAAGGTTAAGGCTGATGAGGCATTTAATTCTGCTACATGTATTGGTTGTGGAGCCTGCGTGGCGGCTTGTAAAAATTCATCAGCGATGTTATTTGTTTCCGCCAAGGTATCGCAGTTCGCCCTTCTTCCTCAAGGTCAAGCAGAACGTGTTGAAAGAGCTCAGGCTATGGTGGATCAAATGGACGCTGAAGGCTTTGGTTCTTGTACAAATACGGGAGCCTGTGAGATAGAATGTCCGGTAGGGATTAAACTTACAAACATTGCCCGTCTCAATCGGGAATACCTTCGTGCTAAGATTACGAAAGAAGAAGAAATCCATTAA